In one window of Verrucomicrobiia bacterium DNA:
- a CDS encoding argininosuccinate synthase: MKIVLAYSGGLDTSVLLSWIKETYDAEMIAFCANIGQEEELKGLDRKARKTGASKIYIDDLQEEFAADFIFPMFRAGAVYEGQYFLGTSIARPLIAKRMIEIARLENADAIAHGATGKGNDQVRFELTASALAPELQIIAPWRDESFREEFPGRQEMIEYCAARNVPVQASAKKPYSMDRNLLHISYEAGILEDPWFDAGDLSNRDKFTTLSVLPEDAPDRPEFVTLDFERGDCIAVNGKPLSPLAVMKTLNRIGGRHGVGRVDMVENRFVGMKSRGVYETPGGSILHFAHRQLESLTMDREVMHLRDSLIPKYAELVYYGFWFSPERLALQALVEESQKHVTGTVRVKLYKGGIHVAGRRSPVSLYHPQIATMEADPTQAYNQGDATGFIRLNGLRLRVQAQVHAARKSPSARQRRTKR; encoded by the coding sequence ATGAAAATCGTCCTCGCGTACTCCGGCGGCCTCGACACCTCCGTCCTCCTCTCCTGGATCAAGGAGACCTACGACGCCGAGATGATCGCCTTCTGCGCCAACATCGGACAGGAGGAGGAACTCAAGGGCCTCGACCGCAAGGCCCGCAAAACCGGCGCCTCGAAGATCTACATCGACGATCTCCAGGAGGAGTTCGCCGCCGACTTCATCTTCCCCATGTTCCGCGCCGGAGCCGTGTACGAGGGCCAGTACTTCCTCGGCACCTCGATCGCCCGCCCGCTCATCGCCAAGCGCATGATCGAAATCGCCCGCCTCGAGAACGCCGACGCCATCGCCCACGGCGCCACCGGCAAGGGCAACGACCAGGTCCGCTTCGAACTCACCGCCAGCGCCCTCGCCCCGGAACTCCAGATTATCGCCCCCTGGCGCGACGAGAGCTTCCGCGAGGAGTTTCCCGGCCGTCAGGAAATGATCGAGTACTGCGCCGCCCGCAATGTCCCCGTCCAGGCCAGCGCGAAAAAGCCCTACTCGATGGACCGCAACCTCCTCCACATCTCCTACGAAGCCGGCATCCTCGAGGATCCCTGGTTCGATGCCGGCGACCTCTCCAACCGCGACAAGTTCACCACCCTCTCCGTCCTCCCCGAGGATGCCCCCGACCGCCCCGAGTTCGTCACCCTCGACTTCGAACGCGGCGATTGCATCGCGGTCAACGGCAAGCCCCTCTCCCCGCTCGCCGTCATGAAAACCCTCAACAGGATCGGCGGCCGGCACGGCGTGGGACGCGTGGACATGGTCGAGAACCGCTTCGTCGGAATGAAGAGCCGTGGCGTGTACGAAACCCCCGGCGGGAGCATCCTTCACTTCGCCCATCGCCAGCTCGAAAGCCTCACCATGGACCGCGAGGTCATGCACCTGCGCGACTCCCTGATCCCGAAGTACGCCGAACTGGTCTATTACGGCTTCTGGTTCAGCCCCGAGCGCCTCGCCCTCCAGGCCCTCGTCGAGGAAAGCCAGAAACACGTCACCGGCACCGTCCGCGTGAAACTCTACAAGGGCGGCATCCACGTCGCCGGCCGCCGCAGCCCGGTCAGCCTCTACCACCCCCAGATCGCCACCATGGAAGCCGACCCCACCCAGGCCTACAACCAGGGCGACGCCACCGGCTTCATCCGCCTCAACGGATTGCGCCTCCGCGTCCAGGCCCAGGTGCATGCCGCCCGCAAATCGCCCTCCGCACGCCAACGCCGCACCAAGCGCTGA
- a CDS encoding sugar phosphate isomerase/epimerase: MKSLARLALGLLATSLALNAPAADLTGQLGLQTWTLRNMEFDQVVEFAKKHGIRHLQMIGKHMDPKAPAEETRRKKAVLDAAGLRVYTFGVAGTSLDQNENRRLFEFARSLGIEVIVVEPNDFKILDLLEELVKEYDIKIAIHNHGIRSLYGNPAVVRALLKHRDPRMGVCLDTGWIASTGMDPTKVFQDYAGRVFDIHLKDKRVEKTQGDDVAFDTHIGQGQGRLENLLAELRRTRWPGILAIETDSNDFARNPDEFVAQARAFVTRHGR, encoded by the coding sequence ATGAAATCCCTTGCACGCCTCGCCTTGGGGCTCCTGGCCACGTCCCTGGCCCTGAACGCCCCGGCCGCCGACCTCACCGGTCAACTCGGTCTCCAGACCTGGACCCTGCGCAACATGGAGTTCGACCAGGTGGTCGAGTTCGCAAAGAAGCACGGCATCCGGCACCTCCAGATGATCGGCAAACACATGGACCCAAAAGCCCCCGCCGAGGAAACCCGGCGGAAAAAGGCCGTCCTCGATGCCGCCGGCCTCCGCGTGTACACCTTCGGCGTTGCCGGCACCTCCCTCGACCAGAACGAAAACCGGAGGCTCTTCGAGTTCGCCAGGTCCCTCGGCATCGAGGTCATCGTCGTCGAACCCAACGATTTCAAGATCCTCGATCTCCTCGAGGAACTGGTGAAGGAATACGACATCAAGATCGCCATCCATAACCACGGCATCCGCTCCCTGTACGGCAACCCCGCCGTCGTCCGTGCCCTCCTCAAACACCGCGACCCCCGCATGGGCGTCTGCCTGGACACCGGCTGGATTGCCTCCACCGGCATGGACCCCACCAAGGTCTTTCAGGACTACGCCGGACGGGTCTTCGACATCCATCTCAAGGACAAACGGGTCGAGAAAACCCAGGGCGACGACGTGGCCTTCGACACCCACATCGGCCAGGGACAGGGTCGCCTCGAGAATCTCCTCGCCGAACTGCGCCGCACCCGGTGGCCGGGCATCCTCGCCATCGAAACCGACAGCAACGATTTCGCCCGCAACCCCGACGAGTTCGTCGCCCAGGCCAGGGCCTTCGTGACCCGCCACGGACGGTGA
- a CDS encoding 3-isopropylmalate dehydratase → MQSVFTGPVYVVRDNIDTDQIIPAQFLNLVPTIPEEYEKLGAYALWGLPDSLYPTRFVPEGSTKTSYPIVIAGRNFGCGSSREHAPIALGASDCQAVVAESFARIFFRNCIATGELYPVEAPDRLCDRFRTGDIATVDIDANTIRHHGTGQVFALKTLGEVRPVIDAGGIFNYARQTGMMPQAGTPAA, encoded by the coding sequence ATGCAGAGCGTCTTCACCGGACCCGTATATGTCGTCCGGGACAACATCGACACCGACCAGATCATCCCGGCGCAGTTCCTGAACCTCGTCCCCACCATCCCCGAGGAGTACGAGAAACTCGGCGCCTATGCCCTCTGGGGCCTGCCGGATTCCCTCTATCCGACCCGCTTCGTCCCTGAAGGCAGCACCAAGACCTCATATCCCATTGTCATCGCCGGCCGTAATTTCGGGTGCGGCAGCTCCCGCGAACACGCCCCCATCGCCCTCGGCGCCAGCGACTGCCAGGCGGTCGTCGCCGAAAGCTTCGCCCGCATCTTCTTCCGCAACTGCATCGCCACCGGCGAACTTTATCCCGTCGAAGCCCCCGACCGCCTGTGCGACCGGTTCCGAACCGGCGACATCGCCACTGTGGACATCGATGCCAACACCATCCGCCATCACGGCACCGGACAGGTGTTCGCCCTCAAGACCCTCGGTGAGGTCCGCCCGGTCATCGATGCCGGAGGCATTTTCAACTACGCCCGCCAGACCGGCATGATGCCCCAGGCCGGCACGCCCGCCGCCTGA
- a CDS encoding phosphatidylserine decarboxylase → MAAPSPPVRFRNRYSGRIETEAIYGEGWLRWAYESPVGRLALRAFVIRPWFSRWYGWRMDRPASRSRIAPFLHRYALDPAEFADPPDSFRTFNEFFHRRLRPEARPVDPHPDAAVFPADGRHLGWSSLSAADRFYVKGQRFDLDSFLDDPALSRTFQGGPAVFSRLCPTDYHRFHFPVAGIPSSPRLLKGPLASVNPIALRQRLAWLWTNRRWQILLHTDAFGPVLVAPVGATNVGSAVFGYPPEIPAAKGAEIGCFRFGASAILTLFAPGRVRLAGDLLDATREGLELYAHVGDRLGLRIRGG, encoded by the coding sequence GTGGCCGCACCCTCCCCACCCGTCCGCTTCCGCAACCGCTACTCCGGACGGATCGAGACCGAGGCCATCTACGGCGAAGGCTGGCTCCGCTGGGCCTACGAATCCCCCGTCGGCCGGCTCGCCCTCCGCGCCTTCGTCATCCGCCCCTGGTTCTCCCGCTGGTACGGCTGGCGGATGGATCGACCCGCCAGCCGTTCGCGCATCGCCCCCTTCCTCCACCGCTACGCACTCGACCCTGCGGAATTCGCCGATCCCCCGGACTCCTTCCGCACCTTCAATGAGTTCTTCCACCGCCGGCTCCGCCCCGAAGCCCGCCCCGTCGATCCCCACCCCGATGCGGCGGTCTTTCCCGCCGACGGACGGCACCTCGGCTGGTCCAGCCTCTCCGCCGCCGACCGCTTCTATGTCAAGGGACAGCGGTTCGATCTGGACAGCTTCCTCGACGACCCCGCCCTGAGCCGGACATTCCAGGGCGGACCCGCCGTGTTCTCGCGCCTTTGCCCCACCGACTACCATCGGTTTCACTTCCCCGTCGCCGGAATCCCCTCGTCCCCACGCCTCCTCAAGGGCCCGCTCGCCTCGGTCAATCCCATTGCCCTTCGCCAACGTCTTGCCTGGCTTTGGACCAACCGCCGCTGGCAGATCCTCCTCCACACCGACGCCTTCGGTCCCGTCCTCGTGGCCCCCGTGGGCGCCACCAACGTCGGCAGCGCCGTCTTCGGATACCCGCCGGAAATCCCCGCCGCCAAGGGCGCCGAAATCGGCTGCTTCCGGTTCGGCGCCTCCGCCATCCTGACGCTGTTCGCCCCGGGGCGGGTCCGGCTTGCCGGGGACCTCCTCGACGCCACCCGCGAGGGTCTCGAATTGTACGCCCACGTCGGCGACCGCCTTGGTCTTCGAATCCGCGGGGGCTGA
- a CDS encoding Gfo/Idh/MocA family oxidoreductase, with translation MKPTWTKNFTRRDFLVGTTAATAFAFNFVPSRVWGANERLRMAGIGVGGKGSSDIDQAGSLGDVVALCDCDDRSLETKAQKWPSAKKFHDFREMFDKMGSGIDAVTISTPDHTHAHAAAEAIIRKIHVYVQKPLTHTPWEARHLRTLVRKYGVSTQMGNQGSAADGLRRGVEAIQAGVIGTVREAHVWTNRPVWPQSPTIVARPANAMPVPAHIHWEQFIGPSAMRPYHRAYHPFNWRGWWDFGTGALGDMACHTANLAFRALKLTVPSLVVAQNEALNPETFPGWATVVYEFPARGNLPPVTLKWYEGKLPNGDKNLPPMELFHGNNPPGSGSLLVGDKGILYSPNDYGSQWVLLPEKDFEDWEPPTPTIPRNGRDDLGMKEEWVAAIKGGPAPYADFEFSCDMTESILLGNVAMQAGGRIEWDSERLLVKGNPAAQKFIKREYRPGWKIAG, from the coding sequence ATGAAACCTACCTGGACAAAAAACTTCACCAGGCGCGACTTTCTCGTCGGAACCACCGCCGCGACCGCGTTCGCCTTCAACTTCGTCCCCAGCCGCGTCTGGGGCGCCAATGAACGCCTCCGGATGGCCGGCATCGGCGTCGGCGGGAAGGGTTCCAGCGACATCGACCAGGCGGGCTCGCTCGGCGATGTCGTCGCCCTCTGCGACTGCGATGATCGCTCCCTCGAAACCAAGGCCCAGAAATGGCCGTCCGCGAAGAAGTTCCACGACTTCCGCGAGATGTTCGACAAGATGGGCAGCGGCATCGATGCGGTCACCATTTCGACCCCGGACCACACCCACGCCCACGCCGCCGCCGAGGCCATCATCCGCAAGATCCACGTGTACGTGCAGAAGCCCCTCACCCACACCCCGTGGGAGGCCCGCCACCTGCGCACCCTTGTCCGCAAGTACGGTGTCTCCACCCAGATGGGCAACCAGGGCTCCGCCGCCGACGGCCTCCGCCGCGGCGTCGAGGCCATCCAGGCCGGCGTCATCGGCACCGTCCGTGAGGCCCACGTCTGGACCAACCGCCCCGTCTGGCCCCAATCCCCCACCATCGTGGCCCGCCCCGCCAACGCCATGCCGGTCCCTGCCCACATCCACTGGGAACAGTTCATCGGGCCCTCCGCCATGCGCCCCTACCACCGTGCCTACCATCCCTTCAACTGGCGCGGTTGGTGGGACTTCGGAACCGGCGCCCTCGGCGACATGGCCTGTCATACCGCCAACCTTGCCTTCCGCGCCCTCAAACTGACCGTCCCGTCACTCGTCGTCGCCCAGAACGAAGCGCTCAATCCCGAAACCTTCCCCGGCTGGGCCACCGTCGTCTATGAGTTCCCCGCCCGCGGCAACCTGCCCCCGGTCACCCTCAAGTGGTACGAAGGCAAACTGCCCAACGGCGACAAGAACCTCCCGCCCATGGAACTCTTCCACGGCAACAACCCGCCCGGTTCCGGCTCCCTCCTCGTCGGCGACAAAGGCATCCTCTACTCGCCCAACGATTACGGCTCGCAGTGGGTGCTCCTGCCCGAGAAGGACTTCGAAGACTGGGAACCACCCACCCCCACCATCCCCCGCAACGGACGCGACGACCTCGGCATGAAGGAGGAATGGGTCGCCGCCATCAAGGGCGGACCCGCCCCTTACGCGGACTTCGAGTTCTCCTGCGACATGACCGAGTCCATCCTCCTGGGCAACGTCGCCATGCAGGCCGGAGGCCGCATCGAGTGGGACAGCGAGCGCCTCCTCGTCAAGGGCAACCCCGCCGCCCAGAAGTTCATCAAGCGCGAATACCGCCCCGGCTGGAAAATCGCCGGCTGA
- the moeB gene encoding molybdopterin-synthase adenylyltransferase MoeB gives MQLSNDEIRRYSRHLILPEVGMAGQKKICSTSVLCVGAGGLGSPIAMYLAAAGIGRLGLVDFDNVDFSNLQRQLLHGTSDVGRSKAESARDTIQELNPNVEVTLHTTRLSSENALEILGQYDIVVDGTDNFPTRYLTNDACVLLRKPNVYGSIFRFEGQASVFAPHLGGPCYRCLYPEPPPPGMVPSCAEGGVLGVLPGIIGCIQATEILKLALGKGSSLIGRLLLFNALDMKFKELRLRRDPQCPLCGERPTIHQLIDYEQFCGVMPEAAPEDNPDEVSVEEMKRALEDPSLGIRVVDIREADEHQIARIAGVPLVPLSVLPQRFTELDPNQRIYLHCKSGVRSLKALRFLREQGFKYVKSVKGGIAAWSDRIDASVPKY, from the coding sequence ATGCAACTGTCGAACGACGAGATCCGCCGGTATTCGCGCCACCTGATTCTGCCCGAGGTGGGGATGGCGGGGCAGAAGAAGATCTGTTCCACCAGCGTGTTGTGTGTGGGGGCGGGCGGGCTGGGATCTCCGATTGCGATGTACCTGGCGGCGGCGGGGATCGGGCGGCTGGGCCTGGTGGATTTTGACAACGTGGATTTCTCGAACCTGCAGCGTCAGTTGCTGCACGGCACGAGCGATGTGGGCCGGTCGAAGGCGGAGTCCGCGCGGGACACCATTCAGGAGTTGAACCCGAACGTCGAGGTGACGCTGCACACGACGCGGCTTTCGAGCGAGAACGCCCTCGAGATCCTCGGGCAGTACGACATCGTGGTGGACGGCACGGACAATTTCCCGACGCGGTACCTGACCAACGATGCGTGCGTGCTGCTGAGGAAGCCGAACGTGTACGGCTCGATCTTCCGGTTCGAGGGACAGGCGAGTGTGTTTGCGCCGCACCTGGGAGGGCCCTGTTACCGGTGCCTGTATCCCGAGCCGCCGCCGCCGGGGATGGTGCCGAGTTGCGCGGAGGGCGGGGTGCTGGGGGTGTTGCCCGGGATCATCGGGTGCATCCAGGCGACGGAGATCCTGAAGCTGGCGTTGGGGAAGGGGAGTTCGTTGATCGGGCGGCTGCTGTTGTTCAACGCGCTGGACATGAAGTTCAAGGAACTGCGTCTCCGCCGCGATCCGCAGTGTCCGCTGTGCGGGGAGCGCCCGACGATCCACCAGTTGATCGACTACGAGCAGTTCTGCGGGGTGATGCCGGAGGCTGCGCCGGAGGACAACCCGGACGAGGTGTCGGTCGAGGAGATGAAGCGGGCCCTGGAGGACCCGTCCCTGGGCATCCGGGTGGTGGACATCCGGGAGGCGGACGAGCACCAGATTGCCCGGATTGCCGGGGTTCCGTTGGTGCCGTTGAGCGTGTTGCCGCAGCGTTTCACCGAGTTGGACCCGAACCAGCGGATCTACCTGCACTGCAAGAGCGGGGTGCGGTCGTTGAAGGCCCTGAGGTTTCTGCGCGAACAGGGGTTCAAGTACGTGAAGAGCGTCAAGGGCGGCATCGCCGCCTGGTCCGACCGTATCGATGCCAGCGTCCCCAAGTACTGA
- a CDS encoding LacI family DNA-binding transcriptional regulator yields the protein MVRLKDIAERAGVSIMTVSKVLRNARDISAATKARVRALAQEMGYVPHAMAAGLRTRATRLLGLVLPGVVNPVHARLVMAIEDRAFELGYDLFLAHTLEKPDREEWVLRRLLARRVEGLLVMPVPRLGHPPTIYAELQRLNIPLVLLGAPPDFAQGFLRVAIDELAASRELTQHLLQLGHRRIAFLAGHSVSPSAQARLEGHRRALRDAGIEPDDRLIFPAGTTLEAGFQAALELIRESPGVTAIQAVNDLVAIGALNALASQGVRIPDDVSVAGFGNILTAEHARVPLTTLREPKFRLGIVAMELLRKRLQGEPAQSQTLRAELLIRRSTAPPSVNPMI from the coding sequence ATGGTTCGACTCAAAGACATCGCCGAACGCGCCGGCGTTTCGATCATGACGGTGTCCAAGGTGCTGCGAAATGCCCGCGACATCTCCGCCGCCACCAAGGCACGCGTCCGCGCCCTCGCCCAGGAAATGGGGTACGTCCCCCATGCCATGGCCGCCGGCCTCCGCACCCGCGCCACCCGCCTCCTCGGCCTCGTCCTGCCCGGCGTCGTCAACCCCGTCCATGCCCGCCTTGTCATGGCCATCGAGGATCGCGCCTTCGAACTCGGCTACGACCTCTTCCTCGCCCATACCCTCGAGAAACCCGACCGCGAGGAATGGGTCCTCCGACGCCTCCTCGCCCGCCGCGTCGAAGGCCTCCTCGTCATGCCCGTCCCCCGCCTCGGCCATCCCCCCACCATCTACGCCGAACTCCAGCGCCTGAACATCCCCCTCGTCCTCCTCGGCGCCCCGCCCGACTTCGCCCAAGGCTTCCTCCGTGTCGCCATCGACGAACTTGCCGCCAGCCGCGAACTCACCCAGCACCTGCTCCAGCTCGGACATCGCCGCATCGCCTTCCTCGCCGGCCACAGCGTCTCGCCCTCCGCCCAGGCCCGCCTCGAAGGCCACCGCCGCGCCCTCCGCGATGCCGGCATCGAACCCGATGACCGCCTGATCTTCCCCGCCGGCACCACCCTCGAAGCAGGCTTCCAGGCCGCCCTCGAACTCATCCGCGAAAGCCCGGGCGTCACCGCCATCCAGGCCGTCAATGACCTCGTCGCCATCGGTGCCCTCAATGCCCTCGCCTCGCAGGGCGTCCGCATCCCCGACGACGTCTCCGTCGCCGGCTTCGGCAACATCCTCACGGCCGAACACGCCCGCGTCCCCCTCACCACCCTCCGCGAACCCAAGTTCCGCCTCGGCATCGTCGCCATGGAACTCCTCCGCAAACGGCTCCAGGGCGAACCCGCCCAAAGCCAGACCCTCCGCGCCGAACTCCTCATCCGCCGAAGCACCGCCCCCCCCTCCGTCAATCCCATGATCTGA
- a CDS encoding NAD(+)/NADH kinase has translation MVANTEKKECRPLVAEAARRLADAGLTVVTDAPTRRLCRLTLPSRQDAAALAPHCDLLLVFGGDGTILRVARETAGSQTPILGIHVGRLGFLAEVTASRLPLALEQIVAGDYRIEPRPLLQAEPPRDNPVLALNDIVFSRGEVSRMIELEVVVDGEELTRYRCDGLIVSSPTGSTAYSLAAGGAIVSPTASVFTITPICPLTLSNRSVIVDLDATLVVRVCTAKLRTHLTADGQVARQLRVGDAVTIRKAAQSVPLLRLGGSSFFQTLRQKLLWSGSHA, from the coding sequence TTGGTCGCCAATACCGAAAAGAAGGAATGCCGGCCCCTCGTCGCCGAGGCTGCCCGCCGCCTCGCCGATGCCGGCCTCACCGTCGTCACCGATGCCCCCACCCGCCGGCTCTGCCGCCTCACCCTCCCCTCGCGACAGGACGCCGCCGCCCTCGCCCCGCACTGCGACCTGCTCCTCGTCTTCGGTGGAGACGGCACCATCCTTCGCGTCGCCCGCGAAACGGCCGGCAGCCAAACCCCCATCCTCGGCATCCACGTCGGACGCCTCGGCTTCCTCGCCGAGGTCACCGCCTCCCGCCTCCCCCTCGCCCTCGAACAAATCGTCGCCGGCGATTATCGCATCGAGCCACGGCCCCTCCTTCAGGCCGAACCACCCCGCGACAACCCCGTCCTCGCCCTCAACGACATCGTCTTCAGCCGCGGCGAAGTCTCCCGCATGATCGAACTCGAGGTCGTCGTGGACGGCGAGGAACTCACCCGCTACCGCTGCGACGGCCTCATCGTCTCCTCCCCCACCGGCTCCACCGCCTACTCCCTCGCCGCCGGAGGCGCCATCGTCAGCCCCACCGCCAGCGTCTTTACCATCACCCCGATCTGCCCCCTCACCCTCTCCAACCGCTCGGTCATCGTGGACCTCGATGCCACCCTCGTGGTCCGTGTCTGCACCGCCAAACTCCGCACCCATCTCACCGCCGACGGCCAGGTCGCCCGTCAGTTGCGCGTCGGCGACGCCGTCACCATCCGCAAAGCCGCCCAATCCGTCCCCCTCCTGCGCCTGGGCGGCAGCTCGTTTTTCCAGACCCTCCGCCAGAAACTCCTCTGGAGCGGATCCCACGCCTGA
- a CDS encoding TlyA family RNA methyltransferase, producing MRLDVRLVELALCPSREQAQRAILAGQVRVNGHVADKPGRNVRRDDRLEVAPGDRYVSRGGEKLEHALSTWALDVPGSSALDIGSSTGGFTDCLLQHGAAHVTCVDVGRGQLAWKLRQDPRVSVMEGVNARHLDPGRFPEPFEPFDLAVLDCSFISLRLVLPPVAALVRPGGRLVALVKPQFEAGRAEVSRGRGVISDPAIHARVLDELRAFVEAQPGLQWRSESPSPLRGPAGNHEFLALLEKSS from the coding sequence ATGCGGCTGGATGTGCGTCTCGTGGAACTCGCCCTTTGTCCAAGCCGGGAACAGGCCCAGCGCGCCATCCTGGCCGGTCAGGTCCGTGTCAACGGCCACGTCGCCGACAAACCCGGCCGCAACGTCCGCCGCGACGACCGGCTCGAAGTCGCCCCCGGCGACCGCTACGTCAGCCGCGGCGGCGAAAAGCTCGAACATGCCCTCTCCACCTGGGCCCTCGACGTCCCTGGCAGCAGCGCGCTCGACATCGGTTCCTCCACCGGCGGCTTCACCGATTGCCTCCTCCAGCACGGCGCCGCCCACGTCACGTGCGTCGATGTCGGTCGCGGCCAGCTCGCCTGGAAACTCCGTCAGGACCCGCGCGTCAGCGTCATGGAAGGCGTCAACGCCCGCCACCTCGATCCCGGCCGGTTTCCCGAACCCTTCGAGCCCTTCGACCTCGCCGTTCTCGACTGCTCGTTCATCTCCCTTCGCCTCGTGCTCCCCCCCGTGGCCGCCCTGGTCCGTCCCGGCGGACGCCTCGTCGCCCTGGTCAAACCCCAGTTCGAAGCCGGCCGCGCCGAGGTCTCCCGCGGCCGCGGCGTGATCTCCGATCCCGCCATCCACGCCCGCGTCCTGGACGAACTCCGCGCTTTCGTCGAAGCCCAACCCGGGCTTCAATGGCGCTCCGAGAGTCCATCGCCGCTTCGAGGGCCCGCCGGCAACCACGAATTCCTCGCCCTCCTTGAAAAGTCGTCCTGA